In Paenibacillus xylanilyticus, the genomic window ACCACACTGATCAGATATAAAATAAACGTTACCGGGTTCATCACGACGTCATGAATGACACCGCCAAGTTGTTCGTGCGTTACATTACCCAATGCAACCTGCACGCGAGTCTCCCAAACGTGCCAGATGACGAAAACAAAAGTAATGACACCACTGATCCGCTGCAATGTGTAGCGCCAGTTGCGTTCATTGCCGTAACGTCCGACATTAGGCTTGGCCTGGTAAGCAATGTACAGACCGTATACACCGTGATAGAACAACGGCAACCAGATGAGAACCGTTTCCAAAACAATAACGAGAGGCAAACTGTTCAGGAAGGCAACAGCACCGTCAAAAGCTTCTTTGCCGCCTTCAACTGCCGAGAAGTTCGTCACCAGGTGCTCAAGAAAAAACAAACTGAGCGGGATGACGCCAAGCAAGGAGTGCAGCTTTCTGGAGTAAAACCCTTTCATAAAATGTCGTTCCCCTTTCGCTAAATACAACGTTTTCATAAAATACTTCGCTTATCATGACAC contains:
- a CDS encoding succinate dehydrogenase cytochrome b558 subunit, whose translation is MKGFYSRKLHSLLGVIPLSLFFLEHLVTNFSAVEGGKEAFDGAVAFLNSLPLVIVLETVLIWLPLFYHGVYGLYIAYQAKPNVGRYGNERNWRYTLQRISGVITFVFVIWHVWETRVQVALGNVTHEQLGGVIHDVVMNPVTFILYLISVVAASYHFANGLWSFLVSWGITVGPRAQRVSSYVCMSLFGIVAIMFIASLFAFRSIDFQTATTMLDTIKTVLI